A window from Populus trichocarpa isolate Nisqually-1 chromosome 3, P.trichocarpa_v4.1, whole genome shotgun sequence encodes these proteins:
- the LOC7465365 gene encoding uncharacterized protein LOC7465365 — protein MSGGGGGRLKQLLAVAVTKGVEEARARIFGHVLNPTGLRSPHKILRKKLFGEKVAQWYPHDITKDDPLNIDRREEKRLSKLEILKRRGKGPPKKGQGKGAVKRNKGK, from the exons aTGAGTGGCGGTGGAGGGGGTAGGCTAAAGCAATTATTGGCAGTAGCTGTGACCAAAGGAGTGGAGGAGGCGAGGGCGAGAATATTTGGTCACGTACTTAACCCAACTGGCCTAAGATCTCCTCACAAGATTTTGCGAAAGAAACTCTTTGGTGAAAAAGTGGCACAATGGTACCCTCATGATATCACGAAAGATGACCCTCTTAACATTGATCGCCGCGAAGAAAA GCGGTTatcaaaacttgaaattttGAAGCGTCGTGGAAAGGGGCCGCCCAAGAAGGGACAAGGGAAGGGTGCTGTGAAGCGTAATAAGGGGAAATGa
- the LOC7465364 gene encoding uncharacterized protein LOC7465364 yields the protein MEATAKVSSIFIYPVKSCRGISLSQAPLTPTGFRWDRNWLVVNYRGRAYTQRVEPKLALVEIELPDEAFSEGWEPTKNSFMKIKAPGMSVLKISLMKPSEVAEGVSVWEWSGSALDEGAEAAKWFSDYLGKPSQLVRFNAASETRLIDPNYAPGHKTMFSDLFPFMLISQGSLDALNQLLREPVPINRFRPNILVEGCEPFSEDLWTEIRISRFTFEGVKLCSRCKVPTINQDTGIGGTEPNETLMKIRSDKVLRPDKKQQGKIYFGQNLVWKENPSEGHGKIVNVGDPVFVLKKVSSVAEAAA from the exons atGGAGGCAACTGCCAAAGTatcatcaatatttatataCCCAGTTAAATCATGCCGTGGAATTTCCCTCTCTCAGGCACCTCTAACTCCTACTG GATTTCGATGGGATCGGAACTGGTTAGTTGTGAACTACAGAGGAAGGGCATATACCCAAAGAGTTGAACCAAAGCTCGCTTTAGTTGAGATAGAGCTGCCGGATGAGGCATTTTCGGAGGGCTGGGAACCTACTAAGAACTCATTTATGA AAATAAAGGCTCCTGGGATGAGTGTGCTTAAGATATCTCTGATGAAGCCAAGTGAAGTAGCGGAGGGTGTCTCGGTATGGGAGTGGTCTGGCTCTGCATTGGATGAGGGAGCTGAAGCAGCAAAATGGTTCTCAGATTATTTGGGGAAACCCAGTCAACTAGTACGTTTTAATGCAG CTTCAGAAACAAGGCTCATAGATCCTAATTATGCACCTGGACACAAAACTATGTTTTCTGACCTCTTTCCGTTCATGCTGATCTCTCAG GGATCTTTGGATGCACTGAATCAGCTTCTCAGGGAACCTGTTCCTATTAATCGTTTTAGACCAAA CATCCTTGTTGAAGGCTGCGAACCATTTTCTGAGGACTTGTGGACTGAAATTAGGATAAGCAGGTTCACATTTGAAGGTGTCAAGCTATGTTCCCGCTGCAAG GTACCTACAATCAATCAAGATACTGGGATTGGAGGGACTGAGCCAAATGAAACTCTAATGAAAATCCGATCAGATAAAGTTTTGCGCCCGGATAAGAAACAGCAGGGAAAG ATCTATTTTGGACAGAACTTAGTTTGGAAGGAAAACCCTAGTGAAGGGCATGGAAAGATTGTTAATGTGGGAGATCCTGTTTTCGTCCTTAAGAAGGTCTCCTCTGTAGCTGAAGCAGCAGCCTAA
- the LOC7497546 gene encoding cationic amino acid transporter 5, translating into MSSIGDMSDEIQHKSYWRFSKQDFLPEESFQSWGNYRSALSETCFRFKDRLISRSDDVNEIGELRKQSENEMKRCLTWWDLTWFGFGSVVGAGIFVLTGQEAHEHAGPAIVLSYVASGVSAMLSVFCYTEFAVEVPVAGGSFAYLRIELGDFVAFITAGNILLESIAGSAAVARAWTSYFTNLLNRPSNSLRIHTNLAEGFNLLDPIAVGVLVIAATIAIISTRKTSLINWIATALNTAVILFVIIAGFAHANTSNLKPFLPFGAKGIFQAAAIVYFAYGGFDNIATMAEETKNPSRDIPIGLLGSMSIITVIYCLMALTLSMMQKYTEIDKGAAYSVAFQSVGMNWARYLVALGALKGMTTVLLVGALGQARYTTHIARAHMIPPWFALVHPKTGTPINATLLITISSALIAFFSSLDVLASLLSVSTLFIFMMMAVALLVRRYHVRDITPQTNLLKLALFLLIIISSSMGTSAYWGLNPNGWVGYAITIPFWFLGTIGLSMLPQQREPKVWGVPLVPWLPSLSIAINIFLMGSLGAEAFERFGICTVVMLIYYVFFGLHATYDMAHLHRKAQSTEVNNEDMIGRKGP; encoded by the coding sequence ATGAGTTCCATTGGAGATATGAGTGATGAGATTCAACACAAAAGTTATTGGAGGTTTAGCAAACAAGATTTCTTACCAGAAGAGTCCTTCCAAAGCTGGGGAAACTACCGTTCCGCATTGTCGGAGACATGTTTCCGGTTCAAGGACCGTCTCATCAGCCGGTCAGATGATGTCAATGAGATTGGGGAGCTTCGGAAACAAAGTGAGAACGAGATGAAACGTTGCCTCACTTGGTGGGACCTTACCTGGTTTGGATTTGGTTCGGTCGTTGGAGCAGGCATCTTTGTGCTCACTGGTCAAGAAGCCCATGAACATGCTGGACCTGCCATTGTGTTGTCCTATGTTGCTTCTGGAGTGTCAGCAATGCTCTCTGTATTCTGTTACACGGAATTCGCAGTCGAAGTCCCTGTAGCGGGTGGGTCATTTGCTTACTTGAGAATTGAATTAGGAGACTTTGTGGCCTTCATAACTGCAGGGAACATACTGCTTGAAAGCATCGCGGGCAGTGCAGCAGTTGCCAGGGCATGGACTTCTTACTTCACAAATCTTCTTAATCGTCCTTCAAACTCTTTACGGATCCATACAAATCTAGCTGAAGGTTTCAATCTCCTGGATCCAATAGCTGTTGGAGTTTTGGTGATTGCAGCAACAATTGCAATTATCAGCACAAGGAAAACTTCACTGATCAATTGGATAGCCACAGCACTGAATACTGCTGTAATTTTGTTTGTGATAATTGCAGGGTTTGCTCATGCCAATACATCCAATCTGAAACCATTTTTGCCTTTTGGGGCAAAAGGGATCTTCCAAGCAGCTGCAATTGTCTACTTTGCTTACGGAGGCTTTGACAATATAGCCACCATGGcggaagaaacaaaaaacccaTCCAGAGACATACCGATAGGATTGCTTGGATCAATGTCAATCATTACCGTGATATACTGCTTAATGGCACTTACCCTATCTATGATGCAAAAATACACAGAGATTGACAAAGGTGCGGCTTACTCTGTTGCATTTCAGAGTGTGGGAATGAATTGGGCAAGGTACCTGGTAGCACTTGGTGCTCTCAAGGGGATGACCACCGTTCTTTTGGTAGGGGCGCTTGGACAAGCACGATATACTACTCATATTGCACGAGCCCACATGATCCCTCCATGGTTTGCTCTTGTCCATCCAAAGACTGGAACACCAATAAATGCAACACTTCTTATCACCATTTCAAGCGCTCTCATTGCTTTTTTCTCAAGCCTGGATGTCTTGGCAAGTTTGTTGTCAGTAAGCACCCTATTTATCTTCATGATGATGGCTGTTGCATTACTTGTGAGGAGATACCATGTCAGAGATATCACACCACAAACAAACCTCTTGAAGCTAGCCCTCTTCCTGCTAATCATTATTTCTTCGTCCATGGGGACTTCAGCTTACTGGGGACTGAATCCCAATGGTTGGGTTGGATATGCTATAACCATTCCTTTTTGGTTCTTGGGGACTATTGGATTATCGATGTTACCTCAACAGAGAGAGCCAAAGGTTTGGGGCGTTCCACTGGTTCCATGGCTTCCATCCTTGTCAATTGCAATAAACATCTTTCTAATGGGATCTTTGGGTGCTGAGGCTTTTGAAAGATTTGGTATTTGCACAGTGGTGATGCTCATTTACTATGTCTTCTTTGGTCTCCATGCAACCTATGACATGGCTCATCTGCATCGCAAGGCACAATCAACGGAAGTTAATAATGAAGATATGATTGGAAGAAAAGGACCTTAA
- the LOC7465363 gene encoding pentatricopeptide repeat-containing protein At4g20090 gives MPKCPPLITNSIFKALNNCLYPIPSKFPSLSMSSNFSALAIPSTKTIETEPQSHPLHRNASDREHGIEHDPPISDKIFKSGPKMGSYKLGDSTFYSLIDNYANLGDFKSLEKVLDRMRCEKRVVVEKCFVVIFKAYGKAHLPEKAVGLFDRMAYEFECKRTVKSFNSVLNVIIQEGLFYRALEFYNHVIGAKGVNISPNVLTFNLVIKTMCKVGLVDDAVQMFRDMPVSKCQPDVYTYCTLMDGLCKADRIDEAVSLLDEMQIDGCFPSPVTFNVLINGLCKKGDLARVAKLVDNMFLKGCAPNEVTYNTLIHGLCLKGKLEKAISLLDRMVSSKCVPNVVTYGTIINGLVKQGRALDGARVLALMEERGYHVNEYVYSALISGLFKEGKSQEAMQLFKEMTVKECELNTIVYSAVIDGLCRDGKPDEALEVLSEMTNNRCKPNAYTYSSLMKGFFEAGNGHKAIEMWKDMAKHNFTQNEVCYSVLIHGLCKDGKVKEAMMVWAQMLGKGCKPDVVAYGSMINGLSNAGLVEDALQLYNEMLCQEPDSQPDVVTYNILLNALCKQSSISRAIDLLNSMLDRGCDPDLVTCIIFLRTLREKLDPPQDGREFLDGLVVRLLKRQRVLGASKIVEVMLQKLLPPKPSTWTRVVEDLCNPKKVQAAIQKCWSILYC, from the coding sequence ATGCCCAAATGCCCACCTCTCATCACCAACTCCATCTTCAAGGCCCTCAACAACTGCTTGTATCCAATCCCAAGTAAGTTCCCTTCTCTTTCCATGAGCTCTAACTTTTCAGCCCTTGCAATTCCATCAACCAAAACTATTGAAACTGAACCCCAAAGCCACCCTCTACACCGTAACGCCTCTGACCGAGAACATGGCATTGAACATGACCCCCCGATATCTGATAAGATATTCAAGTCTGGCCCCAAAATGGGTTCGTACAAGTTGGGTGATTCGACTTTTTATTCACTCATTGACAACTACGCAAATTTGGGTGATTTTAAGTCATTGGAGAAGGTTTTGGATCGAATGAGGTGCGAAAAGAGAGTGGTTGTAGAGAAATGTTTTGTTGTTATCTTTAAGGCTTATGGGAAAGCTCATTTACCTGAAAAAGCTGTCGGCTTGTTTGATAGAATGGCTTATGAATTTGAGTGTAAAAGAACTGTAAAGTCATTTAATTCGGTTCTTAATGTGATTATACAAGAGGGTTTGTTTTATCGTGCTTTAGAGTTTTATAATCATGTTATTGGTGCCAAAGGTGTGAATATATCCCCTAATGTGCTtacttttaatttggttattaAGACTATGTGTAAGGTGGGATTGGTTGATGATGCGGTCCAAATGTTTAGAGACATGCCGGTTAGTAAATGTCAGCCTGATGTGTACACTTATTGTACATTGATGGATGGACTTTGCAAGGCGGATAGGATTGATGAGGCAGTTTCGCTGTTGGATGAGATGCAAATTGATGGTTGTTTTCCAAGCCCTGTTACCTTCAATGTGTTAATCAATGGCTTGTGTAAGAAGGGGGATTTAGCACGGGTTGCGAAGCTTGTAGACAATATGTTTCTTAAAGGATGTGCTCCTAATGAAGTAACTTATAACACACTTATTCATGGTTTGTGTCTGAAAGGGAAGCTGGAGAAGGCAATTAGTCTTTTGGATCGGATGGTATCAAGTAAATGTGTGCCTAATGTGGTCACATATGGGACAATCATTAATGGACTTGTTAAGCAAGGAAGAGCTCTTGATGGGGCTCGTGTATTAGCTTTGATGGAGGAAAGGGGGTATCATGTAAATGAGTATGTTTACTCAGCGCTGATTAGTGGGTTGTTTAAGGAGGGGAAATCTCAAGAGGCGATGCAATTGTTCAAAGAGATGACAGTCAAAGAATGTGAGCTCAACACTATTGTATATAGCGCTGTTATTGATGGTTTATGCCGAGATGGAAAGCCAGATGAAGCACTGGAAGTTCTTTCTGAGATGACTAATAACAGATGCAAACCTAATGCTTACACTTATAGCTCGCTGATGAAGGGATTCTTTGAGGCAGGTAATGGCCATAAAGCCATTGAAATGTGGAAAGACATGGCAAAGCATAATTTTACTCAGAACGAGGTTTGTTACAGTGTACTCATTCATGGGTTATGCAAGGATGGGAAAGTCAAGGAGGCTATGATGGTGTGGGCACAGATGCTGGGCAAAGGATGTAAGCCTGATGTTGTGGCTTACGGTTCAATGATTAATGGCCTTTCCAATGCTGGCTTAGTAGAAGATGCTTTGCAACTTTATAACGAGATGCTTTGTCAGGAACCTGATTCTCAACCAGATGTGGTCACATATAACATACTTTTGAATGCTTTGTGCAAGCAGAGTAGCATCTCCCGTGCTATTGATCTTTTAAATAGCATGTTGGATCGGGGATGTGATCCTGACTTGGTTACATGCATCATATTCTTGAGAACGTTGAGAGAGAAGCTGGACCCGCCTCAAGATGGGAGGGAGTTTCTAGATGGGCTTGTGGTTCGTCTTCTAAAGCGGCAGAGAGTTTTAGGTGCTTCAAAAATTGTAGAAGTGATGCTGCAAAAGCTTCTGCCACCTAAACCCTCTACTTGGACAAGAGTTGTTGAAGATCTGTGTAACCCTAAGAAGGTTCAGGCAGCCATTCAGAAGTGTTGGAGCATCCTATATTGCTGA
- the LOC112323256 gene encoding uncharacterized protein LOC112323256, with protein MSLLSKLRCITVDVTGTLIAYKGELGDYYCMAAKSVGLPCPDYKRMHEGFKLAYTEMAKKYPCFGHAAKLPTIVWWKTCVRNSFIKAGYDYDEETFEKIFRRIYASFGSSAPYSVFPDSQPFLRWARGEGLLVGLVSNAEYRYQDVILPALGLEQGSEWDFGVFSGLEGVEKPDPRIYKIALERAGKIAPIAPEVTLHIGDSMRKDYLPAKSVGMQALLLDRFKTPDAVEWKKSGATVLPDLAAVQEFLTSGNKLTC; from the exons ATGTCTCTGCTGTCAAAATTACGCTGCATCACTGTGGATGTCACTGGTACACTCATAGCTTACAAAGGTGAGCTTGGTGACTACTATTGTATGGCAGCAAAATCCGTTGGCCTGCCATGCCCTGACTACAAACGTATGCATGAGGGCTTCAAACTTGCATACACAGAAATGGCCAAAAAGTACCCATGTTTTGGGCATGCTGCAAAATTGCCTACTATTGTCTGGTGGAAAACATGTGTGAGAAATTCTTTCATCAAG GCTGGATATGATTATGATGAAGAGACATTTGAGAAGATCTTTAGGCGTATATATGCATCCTTTGGTTCATCTGCACCTTATAGTGTTTTTCCAGACTCCCAACCTTTCCTTCGATGGGCTCGTGGAGAGGGTCTTCTTGTTGGGCTTGTTAGTAATGCTGAATACCGTTATCAGGATGTGATTCTTCCAGCCTTGGGTTTGGAGCAG GGATCCGAGTGGGACTTTGGTGTATTCTCCGGTCTAGAAGGGGTGGAGAAACCAGACCCGAGGATTTATAAGATTGCCCTTGAGAGGGCTGGAAAAATTGCACCAATTGCACCAGAAGTAACTCTGCACATCGGGGATAGCATGCGCAAGGACTACTTGCCAGCAAAGAGTGTGGGGATGCAAGCATTGCTGCTGGATAGGTTTAAGACACCTGATGCGGTGGAGTGGAAAAAATCTGGTGCAACTGTGCTTCCTGACTTGGCCGCGGTACAGGAATTTCTTACTTCAGGGAATAAGTTAACCTGTTAA